The proteins below are encoded in one region of uncultured Eubacteriales bacterium:
- a CDS encoding DNA-3-methyladenine glycosylase I, whose amino-acid sequence MSTLRCPWATANPAELAYHDEEWGRPLHDDRALFEMLILEGMQAGVSWSIILNKRPAFRVAFDQFDPRTVASYGPEKIETLMENPAILRNRAKLGCAVSNARAFLKIQAEFGSFDSYLWSWVDGKPIVNHPQSMSEVPPFTPLSQALSADLKKRGFKFVGPTITYSFMQAVGLVNDHMVWCAYHSHP is encoded by the coding sequence ATGTCCACCCTCCGCTGCCCCTGGGCCACCGCCAACCCCGCCGAGCTCGCCTATCACGACGAGGAGTGGGGCCGCCCCCTCCACGACGACCGCGCCCTCTTCGAAATGTTGATTTTAGAGGGCATGCAGGCGGGTGTGAGCTGGAGTATTATCCTCAACAAGCGACCCGCCTTTCGCGTCGCCTTCGACCAATTTGATCCCCGGACCGTGGCGTCCTATGGCCCGGAGAAGATCGAGACGCTGATGGAAAACCCCGCCATCCTCCGCAATCGCGCCAAGCTGGGCTGTGCCGTCAGCAACGCCCGGGCGTTTCTGAAAATCCAAGCCGAGTTCGGCAGTTTCGATTCCTACCTCTGGTCCTGGGTGGACGGCAAGCCTATTGTCAACCACCCCCAGTCCATGTCCGAGGTGCCGCCCTTCACGCCGCTCTCCCAAGCCCTATCCGCAGACCTCAAAAAGCGGGGGTTTAAATTCGTCGGCCCCACCATTACATACTCCTTCATGCAGGCCGTCGGCCTGGTCAACGACCACATGGTCTGGTGCGCCTATCATAGTCATCCATAG
- the gatA gene encoding Glutamyl-tRNA(Gln) amidotransferase subunit A, whose product MTDLRRLSALELGQLLADCKLSLVDIQNTAANDTLNAFITRVPFPTAPMEGTSPLAGVPMAYKDNICTKDLPTTCGSKLLADFLPAYDATVVERLAAAGAVSLGKLNMDEFAMGSSGETSYFGPTKNPWDPARSPGGSSGGSAAAVAVRQVWYALGTDTGGSVRQPAAYCGVTGLKPSYGRVSRYGLVAHASSLDQIGPIAPTAADCAAVLDLISGNDPRDATSLDLPPIGTLSGDLRGRRIGLPVECFTEAVDVEVAAAVMEAAQVLKARGAKMEQCSIPELRHAAAAYYVLSSAEASSNLARFSGPRYPSRTEGFGSEVKRRIMLGTFVLSAEGYEDYYREAQRTREALCHAFAAAFERYDLLLTPTTPTTAPLLGLTSEECRSCDLYTVPANLAGLPALSMPCGFDGHGLPVGAQLMGPALGDDLVLSAAHGYQLETTWHRNIPEGGGAL is encoded by the coding sequence ATGACGGACCTGCGCCGACTTTCCGCCCTGGAGTTGGGCCAACTATTAGCTGATTGCAAGCTTTCTTTGGTTGACATACAAAACACGGCCGCAAATGATACTCTGAACGCCTTTATTACGAGAGTCCCCTTTCCCACTGCCCCAATGGAGGGCACCTCACCCCTGGCGGGGGTGCCCATGGCCTATAAGGACAATATCTGCACCAAGGACCTCCCCACCACCTGCGGCTCTAAGCTTCTCGCCGATTTTTTGCCCGCTTACGACGCCACAGTGGTTGAGCGGCTTGCCGCAGCCGGTGCTGTCTCTCTGGGCAAGCTGAACATGGACGAGTTCGCCATGGGCTCCTCCGGAGAGACCTCCTACTTCGGCCCCACAAAGAACCCCTGGGACCCGGCCCGCTCCCCCGGCGGATCCTCGGGAGGCTCGGCAGCCGCGGTGGCGGTAAGGCAGGTCTGGTACGCCCTGGGTACCGACACCGGCGGCAGCGTCCGCCAGCCAGCGGCCTACTGCGGCGTCACCGGCCTGAAACCCAGCTACGGCAGGGTGAGCCGGTACGGCCTCGTCGCTCACGCCTCGTCTCTGGACCAGATCGGCCCCATCGCCCCCACCGCAGCCGACTGCGCCGCCGTGCTGGACCTGATTTCGGGCAATGATCCCAGAGACGCTACCAGCCTGGACCTGCCCCCCATAGGGACCCTGAGCGGTGACCTGCGGGGCAGAAGAATCGGCCTCCCGGTGGAGTGTTTCACTGAGGCGGTGGACGTCGAGGTTGCCGCCGCCGTTATGGAGGCCGCCCAGGTCCTGAAGGCCCGGGGGGCGAAGATGGAGCAGTGCTCCATCCCGGAGCTCAGACATGCCGCGGCGGCTTACTACGTCCTCTCCAGTGCGGAGGCAAGCTCCAACCTGGCTCGGTTCAGCGGCCCCAGGTACCCCAGCCGAACCGAGGGCTTTGGCAGCGAGGTCAAGCGGCGGATTATGCTGGGCACCTTCGTTCTCTCCGCTGAGGGCTATGAGGACTACTATCGTGAGGCCCAAAGGACCAGGGAGGCGCTCTGCCATGCCTTCGCCGCCGCCTTCGAGCGGTACGACCTCCTTCTCACCCCCACGACCCCTACCACAGCCCCTCTTCTGGGGCTTACGTCGGAGGAGTGTCGGTCTTGCGACCTGTACACCGTCCCTGCAAATCTCGCCGGGCTGCCCGCGCTGAGCATGCCATGCGGATTTGATGGGCACGGCCTCCCCGTGGGTGCCCAGCTCATGGGACCTGCCCTGGGGGACGATTTAGTACTCAGTGCCGCCCACGGTTATCAACTGGAGACAACCTGGCACCGAAACATTCCGGAGGGAGGAGGAGCGCTATGA
- a CDS encoding O-acetylhomoserine (thiol)-lyase, with the protein MSDYQISTDCLHAGYRPENGQPRNIPIIQSTTFRYATGEAMGALFDLEAAGYFYTRLQNPTSDQVAAKICALEGGTAAMLTSSGQSANFYSVFNIASCGDHVVSSSAIYGGTYNLFAVTMKRMGIDFTFVDPACTPEELSAAFRHNTKAVFGETIANPALTVLDIEKFAAAAHAHGVPLILDNTFPTPVNCRPFDWGCDIVTHSTTKYMDGHANAVGGAIVDSGKFDWTRYPDKFPGLTTPDESYHGVTYTERFGLGGAFVTKATVQLMRDLGSTPAPMNAYLLNVGLETLPLRMAKHCANAQAVSEYLLAHPKVAWVSFPGLPGDENHALAEKYMPHGTCGVVSFGMKGGREGASRFMAGLKLASIATHVADAKTCVLHPASTTHRQMNDAELFAAGVAPDLVRLSVGIEDIRDIRADLDHALAQV; encoded by the coding sequence ATGAGCGACTATCAGATCAGCACCGACTGCCTCCACGCGGGCTACCGGCCGGAGAACGGCCAGCCCCGCAATATCCCTATTATCCAGTCCACCACTTTCCGCTACGCCACCGGTGAGGCTATGGGCGCCCTCTTTGACCTGGAGGCCGCGGGCTATTTCTATACCCGCCTTCAAAATCCCACCAGCGACCAGGTTGCCGCCAAGATCTGCGCCCTGGAGGGAGGTACCGCAGCCATGCTCACCTCCTCAGGCCAGTCCGCCAATTTCTATTCCGTCTTTAACATCGCCTCCTGCGGCGACCATGTGGTCTCCTCCTCCGCGATCTACGGAGGTACCTATAACCTCTTCGCCGTCACCATGAAACGCATGGGCATCGACTTCACCTTCGTGGACCCCGCCTGCACACCCGAGGAGCTCTCTGCCGCCTTCCGGCACAATACCAAGGCCGTCTTCGGCGAGACCATCGCAAACCCAGCCCTAACTGTTCTGGACATTGAGAAGTTCGCCGCCGCCGCCCATGCCCACGGCGTCCCCCTCATTCTGGATAACACCTTCCCCACCCCCGTCAATTGCCGCCCCTTCGACTGGGGGTGCGACATCGTCACCCACTCCACCACCAAGTATATGGACGGCCATGCCAACGCCGTGGGCGGCGCCATCGTGGACTCCGGTAAATTCGATTGGACCAGATACCCCGATAAATTCCCCGGCCTCACTACCCCTGACGAGAGCTACCATGGCGTCACCTATACCGAGCGGTTCGGTTTAGGCGGGGCCTTTGTCACCAAGGCCACCGTCCAGCTCATGCGGGATCTGGGCTCCACGCCCGCGCCCATGAATGCCTACCTTCTCAACGTGGGGCTGGAGACCCTGCCCCTCCGCATGGCCAAGCACTGTGCCAATGCTCAGGCGGTGTCAGAGTATCTGCTGGCTCACCCAAAGGTGGCCTGGGTCAGTTTCCCCGGCCTGCCGGGGGACGAGAACCACGCCCTGGCTGAGAAGTATATGCCCCATGGCACCTGCGGTGTGGTCTCCTTCGGTATGAAGGGCGGCCGCGAGGGGGCCAGCAGGTTCATGGCAGGCCTGAAGCTCGCCTCCATCGCCACCCATGTGGCCGACGCGAAGACCTGCGTTCTCCATCCCGCTTCCACGACCCACCGCCAGATGAACGACGCCGAGCTTTTTGCCGCTGGCGTAGCCCCCGACCTGGTCCGTCTCTCCGTCGGCATTGAGGATATCCGGGACATCCGAGCCGACCTCGACCACGCTCTCGCCCAGGTATAG
- a CDS encoding hypothetical protein (Evidence 5 : No homology to any previously reported sequences), translated as MEKNDTGKKQVPLRLSPELYNKLSAWAEDEFRSVNGQIEYLLTECVKKRYGSKPSKQKGPEEE; from the coding sequence ATGGAAAAAAACGATACTGGGAAAAAACAGGTCCCCCTCCGCCTCTCGCCCGAGCTCTATAATAAACTCTCCGCCTGGGCCGAAGACGAGTTCCGCTCGGTCAACGGGCAGATCGAGTACCTCCTCACCGAGTGCGTCAAAAAGCGATACGGTTCCAAGCCCTCTAAGCAAAAAGGACCTGAAGAAGAATAA
- the gatB gene encoding Aspartyl/glutamyl-tRNA(Asn/Gln) amidotransferase subunit B, with the protein MTWETIIGLETHVELSTSTKLFCGCTTAFGAAPNTQCCGVCAGLPGALPTLNAQAVEYAVKAALALGCTITQWFGFDRKHYFYPDLPKGYQITQLRTPIGRDGMVTLPGGMVRIHEMHLEEDAGKLKRDAEGEAQCDYNRCGVPLIEIVTHPDFRGPGEVVAYLEALRAILQYLGVSDCKMQEGSLRCDVNISVRPTGSAALGTRTELKNLGSLRAIAQAIEHESARQIALLEAGGTVLQETRHWDEDAGTSNPARSKEDAADYRYLPEPDLPAVELSEAYISALATAQPELPGARRARYGREYGLGEYDAEMLTSQRALADLFEGAVALGAPPKQCANWILGEVLRALSSRGLEMVELPLSSRTLARLIKLVAIGTLNRNTAAAVLDAVFDSDGDIDAYVRVHGLEQIGDTTLIGRAAEEALAAYPKSVEDYRTGKEKAIVFLVGQVMRKLGGKADPQAVNRAVRERLNG; encoded by the coding sequence ATGACCTGGGAAACTATCATCGGACTGGAGACCCACGTAGAGCTTTCCACCTCGACAAAGCTTTTCTGCGGCTGCACCACTGCCTTTGGTGCCGCGCCCAACACCCAGTGCTGCGGCGTCTGCGCAGGGTTGCCGGGGGCGCTGCCAACGCTCAACGCTCAGGCAGTGGAGTATGCCGTCAAGGCCGCGTTGGCCCTGGGATGCACCATCACCCAGTGGTTTGGCTTTGACCGCAAGCACTACTTCTACCCCGACCTGCCCAAGGGCTATCAAATCACTCAGCTGCGCACCCCCATTGGGCGGGACGGAATGGTGACTCTGCCGGGAGGGATGGTGCGCATCCACGAAATGCACCTTGAGGAAGACGCGGGAAAGCTTAAGCGCGACGCCGAAGGGGAAGCACAGTGCGACTACAACCGCTGCGGTGTGCCCCTCATAGAGATTGTCACTCACCCCGATTTCCGCGGCCCCGGAGAGGTCGTCGCCTATCTGGAAGCGCTGCGGGCCATCCTTCAATACCTGGGGGTATCCGACTGCAAGATGCAGGAGGGGTCGCTGCGGTGCGACGTGAACATCTCCGTCCGCCCCACCGGGAGCGCTGCGCTGGGGACACGCACCGAGCTGAAGAACCTTGGCTCCCTCCGGGCCATCGCCCAGGCCATTGAACACGAGAGCGCCCGGCAGATCGCTTTGCTGGAGGCGGGCGGGACAGTACTCCAGGAAACCCGCCATTGGGACGAAGACGCGGGTACCAGCAATCCCGCAAGGAGCAAGGAGGATGCGGCGGACTACCGCTATCTCCCGGAGCCGGATCTGCCAGCCGTGGAGCTCTCCGAGGCGTATATTTCCGCCCTAGCCACTGCCCAGCCGGAGCTGCCCGGCGCACGACGGGCGCGGTACGGGAGAGAGTACGGGCTGGGAGAGTATGACGCAGAGATGCTCACCTCCCAGAGGGCGCTGGCCGACCTATTTGAGGGAGCCGTGGCCCTGGGCGCTCCTCCAAAGCAGTGTGCGAACTGGATTCTGGGCGAGGTGCTGCGGGCCCTCTCCTCCCGGGGACTTGAGATGGTGGAGCTGCCCCTCTCCTCTCGTACGCTGGCCCGGCTCATTAAGTTGGTGGCAATAGGCACGCTCAACCGGAACACCGCCGCTGCCGTCCTAGACGCAGTGTTTGACAGCGATGGGGACATAGATGCATATGTGCGTGTGCATGGGCTGGAGCAGATCGGAGACACAACCCTGATTGGCCGGGCAGCGGAGGAGGCACTTGCCGCATACCCCAAGAGCGTGGAGGACTACCGCACCGGAAAAGAGAAAGCCATAGTATTTCTGGTAGGCCAGGTCATGCGGAAACTAGGCGGTAAGGCGGACCCCCAGGCAGTGAACCGGGCGGTAAGGGAGCGGCTGAATGGGTAA
- a CDS encoding Membrane protease subunit, stomatin/prohibitin — protein MSNNELFSQQKHITAKSGMAVLLLNTLAILAFIAIFVFGILFTDAAGEAGRSIAPSVTLIVVSAVMGFLVCPILYCGLKVLKPNEALVLTLFGKYYGTLEGAGFYFVNPFVSAVNPTKPSAAAAAAAAVTMAEQQKRSPGRTDKSEPTDTAAGKAVSLKVMTLNNDRQKVNDKLGNPIEIGVVVIWRVVNAAKAVFNVDNYISFLSIQADSSLRNIVRLYPYDIWAENEDADELSLRGSSQEVALKLKQELQSKVEDAGLEIVETRITHLAYAPEIAAAMLQRQQASAIIDARKLIVEGAVGMVDMALQKLSENQIVELDDERKAAMVSNLLVVLCGSKEAQPVVNSGSLF, from the coding sequence ATGAGCAACAACGAGCTCTTCTCCCAGCAGAAACACATCACCGCGAAGAGCGGGATGGCCGTTCTTCTTCTCAACACCCTCGCGATCCTCGCTTTCATTGCCATCTTCGTCTTCGGTATCCTCTTCACCGACGCCGCAGGGGAGGCAGGCCGTTCCATTGCTCCCTCCGTGACCCTGATCGTCGTCTCCGCCGTCATGGGTTTCCTGGTCTGCCCCATCCTCTACTGCGGGCTGAAGGTCCTTAAGCCCAACGAAGCCCTGGTGCTCACCCTCTTCGGCAAGTATTACGGCACCCTGGAGGGCGCGGGATTCTACTTTGTCAATCCCTTCGTCTCCGCCGTCAACCCCACTAAGCCCTCCGCGGCAGCAGCCGCCGCAGCCGCGGTCACCATGGCTGAGCAGCAGAAACGCTCCCCCGGCCGCACCGATAAATCCGAGCCTACCGACACCGCCGCCGGCAAGGCCGTCTCTCTAAAGGTCATGACCCTCAATAACGACCGCCAGAAGGTCAACGACAAGCTGGGCAACCCCATCGAGATCGGCGTGGTGGTCATTTGGCGGGTGGTCAACGCCGCCAAGGCTGTCTTCAACGTGGATAACTACATCTCCTTCCTCTCCATCCAGGCCGACAGCTCCCTGCGCAACATCGTCCGGCTCTACCCCTACGACATCTGGGCCGAGAACGAAGATGCCGACGAGCTCTCCCTCCGGGGCAGCAGCCAGGAGGTGGCCCTCAAGCTCAAACAGGAGCTCCAGTCCAAGGTGGAGGACGCCGGGCTCGAGATTGTGGAGACCCGCATCACCCACCTGGCCTACGCCCCCGAGATCGCCGCCGCCATGCTCCAGCGCCAGCAGGCCAGCGCCATCATCGACGCCCGCAAGCTCATTGTGGAGGGGGCCGTTGGCATGGTGGACATGGCCCTTCAGAAGCTCAGCGAAAACCAGATTGTGGAGCTGGATGATGAGCGCAAGGCCGCCATGGTCTCCAACCTCCTGGTGGTCCTCTGCGGCAGCAAGGAGGCCCAGCCCGTGGTGAACAGCGGTTCCCTGTTCTAA
- the atpD gene encoding V-type ATP synthase subunit D: MAAVLPTKGNLMATKRSRALAQTGYELMDRKRNILIREIMSLMEKAQEVQAQIDTVFTEAYAALQRANIDLGICDRIAEAVDLDDSLEIQYRSVMGVELPHLAGTPTPARPGYGFAFTSSALDDAYVKFRRVKELTSQLAEVETSIYRLAESIKKAQKRANALENIVIPGFNETIRVITDALEEKEREEFVRLKVIKSYQNKR; this comes from the coding sequence ATGGCCGCCGTGCTCCCAACCAAAGGTAACCTGATGGCCACCAAGCGCTCCCGCGCCCTGGCCCAGACCGGCTACGAGCTAATGGACCGCAAGCGCAATATCCTTATCCGCGAGATCATGTCCCTGATGGAAAAGGCCCAAGAGGTCCAGGCCCAGATCGACACCGTCTTCACCGAGGCTTACGCCGCCCTCCAGCGGGCCAACATCGACCTCGGCATCTGCGACCGCATTGCCGAGGCCGTGGATCTGGACGACTCTCTGGAAATCCAGTACCGCTCGGTCATGGGCGTGGAACTGCCCCATCTGGCCGGCACGCCCACCCCCGCCCGCCCCGGATACGGTTTCGCATTCACCAGCTCCGCTCTGGACGACGCCTACGTCAAATTCCGCCGCGTCAAGGAGCTGACGAGTCAGCTCGCCGAGGTGGAGACCTCCATCTACCGTCTGGCCGAGTCCATCAAAAAGGCCCAGAAACGGGCCAACGCCTTGGAAAACATCGTCATTCCCGGCTTTAACGAGACCATCCGCGTCATCACCGATGCCCTGGAGGAAAAGGAGCGCGAGGAGTTCGTCCGCCTCAAGGTCATCAAGTCCTATCAGAACAAGAGATAG
- a CDS encoding conserved exported hypothetical protein (Evidence 4 : Homologs of previously reported genes of unknown function), whose translation MKKRLTVLLCTLALLLSACARQAEEQKQGAYKVYFAVRGERGGAQSVDFEYRDLSPEEDPVEGLVRLLLAGPESAELASPFLPGVTLRSAELGEDGQLRLDLSEQYNGLPGVYLTVANSCFVLTLSQIKGVESLYITVEGESLPYQTVQPLTLADLLVSGGEEENVSLTALLYFPRAAGEGLGREYRTVVKTENESLPAAVLTALLAGPAGEGLTSNIPGGTALRSVRIEDGICLVDLSRSFLEGEPEDETQARLAVYSIVNTLCALDAGRISAVQILVEGESIELYGGLPALSPLEPNYSLAS comes from the coding sequence ATGAAAAAACGGCTTACCGTCCTCCTCTGCACGCTAGCGCTCCTCCTCTCCGCCTGTGCGCGGCAGGCGGAGGAGCAGAAACAGGGGGCGTACAAGGTCTACTTCGCCGTCCGTGGGGAACGGGGCGGCGCCCAGTCGGTAGACTTCGAGTACCGCGACTTGTCCCCAGAGGAGGACCCTGTCGAGGGACTGGTTCGCCTCCTTCTGGCGGGGCCAGAGTCGGCGGAGCTTGCCTCGCCGTTTCTCCCCGGCGTCACCCTCCGCTCCGCCGAGCTGGGGGAGGACGGGCAGCTCCGCCTGGACCTGTCCGAGCAGTATAACGGCCTGCCTGGCGTGTACCTCACGGTGGCAAACTCTTGTTTCGTCCTTACCCTTTCCCAGATCAAGGGGGTGGAGAGCCTCTACATCACGGTGGAGGGGGAGAGCCTGCCCTACCAGACCGTCCAGCCCCTCACTCTGGCTGACCTTTTGGTCTCCGGCGGGGAGGAGGAGAACGTTAGCCTCACCGCACTGCTCTACTTCCCCCGCGCTGCCGGGGAAGGCCTGGGCAGGGAGTACCGCACCGTGGTCAAGACAGAGAACGAGAGCCTGCCCGCCGCCGTCCTCACCGCCCTCCTGGCAGGCCCGGCGGGGGAGGGGCTCACTTCTAACATCCCCGGGGGCACAGCCCTTCGGTCGGTGCGTATTGAGGACGGCATCTGCCTCGTAGACCTTTCCCGGTCCTTCCTGGAGGGGGAGCCGGAGGACGAGACTCAGGCCCGCCTGGCCGTCTATTCCATCGTCAACACGCTCTGCGCCCTGGACGCAGGGCGCATCAGCGCCGTGCAGATTCTGGTGGAGGGGGAGAGCATCGAGCTTTATGGCGGCCTGCCCGCCCTCTCTCCCTTGGAGCCAAATTACAGCTTGGCAAGCTGA
- a CDS encoding Putative ribosome biogenesis GTPase RsgA 1 (modular protein) (Evidence 3 : Function proposed based on presence of conserved amino acid motif, structural feature or limited homology) — MNIESYGFNPTFLNGNDPAAGIPGRVTAVYQDRFEIFCDAGSGLARLKTGAYYDGRGETPTVGDFVLLNWQAGGESRILKTLPRRTYFARLDPSSSGHGEQAVAANFDYVFLVQALGHDFNPRRLERYLTLAWQSGAVPVVVLTKADTVEDCAPQLRSAELLARGAGVFAVSALTGYGLESLMDYLVPGKTIVFLGSSGVGKSSLVNALAEEEVMSTGHIREKDGRGRHTTTHRQLMLLKNGVLVIDTPGMRELGMWDVSEGLGQSFADVEEHLGRCKFSDCRHQSEPGCAIKEAIRRGELSLERWESYRKLQEEAQPAGNRARRKQQRQKEIAKAQRQQSSAPDYRQEPCRESFTCKVCGSLVTPEDAGSQHRNHCNCCLSSVHVDHLPGDRASLCGGVMDAIGVWVRKNGEWAIIHRCRDCGAFSSNRIAADDNPALLMSIAMKPLASPPFPLWQLSSGKAE, encoded by the coding sequence TTGAATATAGAAAGCTATGGGTTCAACCCCACTTTTTTAAACGGGAATGACCCCGCCGCAGGTATTCCGGGGCGGGTGACCGCTGTCTATCAGGACCGGTTTGAGATCTTCTGTGATGCCGGGAGCGGCCTTGCCCGGCTGAAGACGGGCGCCTACTACGACGGGCGCGGCGAGACCCCCACGGTTGGGGACTTCGTTTTGCTTAACTGGCAGGCTGGGGGCGAGAGCCGCATTTTGAAGACCCTGCCCCGCCGGACCTACTTCGCTCGGCTGGACCCCTCCTCCTCCGGCCATGGGGAGCAGGCGGTAGCCGCCAACTTTGATTATGTCTTCCTGGTGCAGGCGCTGGGGCACGACTTTAACCCCCGGCGGCTGGAGCGGTACCTTACCCTTGCCTGGCAATCGGGAGCCGTACCCGTTGTTGTGCTGACGAAGGCGGACACTGTGGAGGACTGCGCGCCCCAACTCCGCTCTGCGGAGCTCCTAGCCCGGGGTGCGGGGGTCTTCGCCGTCAGTGCCCTGACGGGGTACGGCCTGGAAAGTCTCATGGACTATCTGGTGCCGGGGAAGACTATCGTGTTCTTAGGCTCCTCCGGCGTGGGGAAGTCCAGCCTGGTGAACGCCCTGGCGGAGGAAGAAGTTATGTCAACCGGGCACATTCGGGAAAAGGATGGCCGGGGCAGGCACACCACCACCCACCGTCAGCTCATGCTGCTAAAAAACGGTGTTCTGGTCATCGACACACCGGGGATGCGGGAGCTGGGCATGTGGGACGTGAGCGAGGGCCTGGGGCAGAGTTTCGCCGACGTGGAGGAGCACCTTGGCCGCTGCAAATTCAGCGACTGTCGCCACCAGAGCGAGCCGGGCTGCGCCATCAAGGAGGCCATTCGGCGTGGGGAGCTGTCTTTGGAGCGGTGGGAATCCTACCGAAAGCTCCAGGAGGAGGCGCAGCCCGCCGGGAACCGGGCGCGCAGAAAGCAGCAGCGGCAGAAGGAAATTGCCAAGGCCCAGCGCCAACAGTCCTCGGCCCCAGACTACCGGCAGGAACCGTGCCGTGAGAGCTTTACGTGCAAAGTGTGCGGGAGCCTGGTGACCCCCGAGGACGCGGGGAGCCAGCACCGCAACCACTGCAATTGCTGCCTCTCCAGCGTACACGTGGACCATCTGCCGGGGGATCGGGCCTCCCTCTGCGGCGGGGTGATGGACGCAATTGGTGTATGGGTACGCAAAAACGGGGAGTGGGCCATCATCCACCGCTGCCGGGACTGCGGTGCGTTCAGCTCCAACCGCATTGCGGCAGACGACAACCCAGCCCTGCTTATGTCCATCGCCATGAAACCCCTGGCCTCTCCCCCGTTCCCGCTCTGGCAACTGTCGAGCGGAAAGGCGGAATAA
- a CDS encoding Uracil-DNA glycosylase, family 4, translating to MPVRDGSVRTYVGWEKYFTEQAKLCYNKSKKREDVGAVKKWDELREECLGCRKCDLAETRTNVVFGDGNPEAEVMFVGEGPGENEDLRGLPFVGRAGKLLDDMLEIIDMDRTKLYITNMVKCRPPQNRDPLGIEQEACIGYLRNQVAIIRPKIIVCLGRIAAMKLIREDFKITKEHGQWTEKAGVWMTAFYHPAALLRDPRKKPEAFADLKSLQDKINEVCERTY from the coding sequence TTGCCGGTGCGTGACGGTAGCGTGCGGACCTACGTGGGTTGGGAAAAGTATTTTACAGAGCAGGCCAAGCTATGCTATAATAAGTCGAAAAAAAGAGAGGATGTGGGCGCGGTGAAGAAGTGGGACGAGCTTCGGGAGGAGTGCCTGGGCTGCCGGAAGTGCGACCTGGCGGAGACGCGGACTAATGTTGTATTCGGAGACGGAAATCCGGAGGCCGAGGTCATGTTCGTCGGCGAGGGGCCGGGTGAGAACGAGGACCTGCGGGGCCTGCCCTTTGTGGGCCGGGCGGGCAAGCTGCTGGACGACATGCTGGAGATTATCGACATGGACCGCACGAAACTTTACATCACCAATATGGTGAAGTGCCGCCCGCCCCAGAACCGGGACCCCCTGGGCATCGAGCAAGAGGCCTGCATCGGCTACCTTCGCAACCAGGTGGCGATCATCCGGCCCAAAATCATCGTGTGCTTGGGCCGCATCGCTGCCATGAAACTGATCCGGGAGGACTTCAAGATCACCAAAGAGCATGGGCAGTGGACGGAGAAGGCGGGCGTTTGGATGACCGCGTTTTACCACCCCGCCGCCCTCCTGCGAGACCCCCGGAAGAAACCGGAGGCCTTTGCGGACCTAAAGAGCCTCCAGGACAAAATCAATGAGGTTTGCGAGCGGACCTATTGA